In Pararge aegeria chromosome 27, ilParAegt1.1, whole genome shotgun sequence, one genomic interval encodes:
- the LOC120635775 gene encoding protein LSM12 homolog, which translates to MSTVSDCFSIGSIVATRTCYNEEIEGEVLAFDPQTKMLILKCPSSSGNPKRHDVNIVNLSLVSDVQIKKEVTTVPEPPQSLNLHRLNTRVRNSIENKRRLVSALSACLDPEGQRLFMAIARVIDDVSWSGQSIRVYNEVTITPPYKVENVLGEQDSKPYNYIRKFVERHWRDHRDNAANSSRHQ; encoded by the exons ACATGTTACAACGAAGAAATTGAAGGCGAAGTATTGGCTTTCGATCCCCAGACGAAAATGTTGATTCTCAAATGCCCGTCCTCGAGTGGTAACCCAAAGCGGCACGATGTCAACATCGTCAATCTATCGCTGGTCAGCGATGTTCAGATAAAGAAAGAGGTCACAACAGTTCCGGAACCGCCTCAATCACTAAATCTGCATAGATTGAATACACGAGTTAGAAATTCGATAGAAAATAAACGCAGACTG GTCTCCGCCCTGTCAGCGTGCTTAGATCCCGAAGGTCAGAGGCTGTTCATGGCCATTGCCCGCGTCATAGATGACGTGTCATGGTCAGGACAAAGCATCCGGGTGTATAATGAAGTCACCATCACACCACCTTACAAG GTGGAAAACGTCTTAGGAGAGCAAGACTCAAAACCCTACAATTACATTAGGAAATTCGTGGAGAGACACTGGCGAGATCATAGAGACAACGCGGCAAATTCCTCAAGACaccaataa